The genomic DNA GGCCCGCTCACGCCGTGCCGCGCGCCTTCCCGATCCAGTTCATGAGGTGGTAGATGACGATCGCGGCGATGGTGCCGAGCGCGATGCCGTTGAACACCACGGTGCCGAAGGTCATCGTGAAGTCGGCGACGCCGATGACGAGCGCGGTCGCGGCCGTGAACTGGTTCACGGGGCGGGTGAAGTCGACCTTGTTGTCGACCCAGATCTTCACGCCGATGATCGCGATGAGGCCGTACAGGGCGACGGTCGCGCCGCCCAGCACGCCCGCCGGGATCGTGTTGATGAGCGCGCCGAACTTCGGCGAGAGTCCCAGCAGGATCGCCACGATGCCCGCGATCCAGTATGCGGCGGTCGAGTACACGCGGGTCGCGGCCATCACGCCGATGTTCTCGCCGTAGGTGGTCGTGCCCGAGCCGCCGAAGAAGCCGGCGACGGTCGTGGCGACGCCGTCGGCCAGCAGCGCCCGGCCGGTCTGCGCGTTCACCGAGGCATCCGTCATCTGCGCGACGCCGCGCACGTGGCCGACGTTCTCGGCGATGAGCACGAGCACGATCGGCAGGAACGCGGGCAGCAGCCCCCACACCGCGGCGTCCGCGAACGGGTTGGCCGCCAGGTGGAACTCGGGCAGACCGACCCACGCGGCCTGCTCGACCGCGGCGAAGTCGATCTCGCCCTGCAGGATGGCCGCGACGTAGCCGACGACCACGCCGATGAGGATGGAGATGCGGCCGAGGATGCCGCGGAACACGACCGTGACGAGCAGGATCGCGGCGAGCGTGACGAGCGCGGTGAGCGGGGCGAGTTCGAAGTTGCTCCTCGCCACGGGCGCCAGGTTGAGTCCGATGAGCGCGACGATCGCACCGGCGACGACGGGCGGCATGAGCGCGTCGATCCAGCCGGTGCCCGTCCAGACCACGATCGCGCCGACCAGGGCGAGCAGCAGACCGACCGCGACGATGCCGAACAGGGCCGCGCCCATGGGGTCGTCGACCGTGGTCGCGCCGAGGGCGCCGAGCACCGGCGCGATGAACGCGAACGACGAGCCCAGGTAGCTGGGCAGGCGGTTCTTCGTGATGAGCAGGAACAGGATCGTGCCGATGCCCGAGAACAGCACGGTCGTCGCCGGCGGGAACCCGGTGAGCAGCGGCACGAGGAAGGTCGCGCCGAACATGGCGACGACGTGCTGGGCGCCGAGCCCGATCGTGCGCGGCCAGGACAGGCGTTCGCCCGGGGCGACGACTTCGCCGGGCGCGACGGTCTTCCCGTCGCCGTGCAGGGTCCAGGGCAGGGGCATCGTGACTCCGATCGGGTGGGGTGGGCCGCCTCAGATCGTATCGGGGGGTTGACCGGATGTCCCGGCGGACGGGCCGTCCCTAGCGTGGAGGGCATGACCACCACCACGACCACCACCGTCACCCCCGACACCGCGAACGGCTTCAGCATCGCCGCGCTCGTGCTCGGCCTCGTGTCGATCTTCGCGGGCTTCACCTTCATCGTGCCGATCGTCGGCCTCGTGCTCGGTATCCTGGCGCTGCGGCGCGAACCGCAGTCGCGCACGATGGCGATCTGGGGCATCGTGCTGAACGGCGTGATGCTCGCCGGATCGGTGCTCGTCACGCTCGGCGCGCTCGCGTTCGGTCTGGCGATGCTGCCGTTCGCGTTCGTCTTCTGAGCCGCCGCGCTGGACACTCGGGAGGGTGCGGCCGCCGCGATTCGCCGCGGCGGCCATCGTCGGGCGCGAGCACGCGGGTAGGCTCGGAACGGTAGCCGGGCGAACCCCGGCGCCCAGGATCGCTCCGCACCACCCGTGCGGCGCTCGAGGCAATGGAGCCGCACCCATGTCGTCCACCGACACCCGTCCCGTCCCGCTCGCACCGACGCCCGAGGAGGACGCCGTGTACCCGCCGTTTCCCGAGGGTCCGACCCGCACCGAGACCGATTCGCTCGGCAGCGTCGAGGTTCCGGCCGACGCGTACTGGGGCGTGCACACCATGCGTGCGCTCGAGAACTTCCCGATCTCCAAGCGCCCGATCTCGGTCTACCCCGACCTGGTGCGCGCGCTCGCGAGCGTGAAGCAGGCTGCGGCCCGCGCCAACCACGACCTCGGCGTGCTGCCCGACGAGCAGGCCGCATGGATCGAGGAGGCGTGCGCCCGCATCATCGCCGGCGAGCATCACGACGAGTTCGTGGTGGGCGTCATCCAGGGCGGTGCGGGCACCTCGACGAATATGAACGCGAACGAGGTGATCGCCAACCTCGCGCTCGAGATCGGCGGCTACCCCAAGGGCCGCTACGACATCGTGCACCCGATCGACCACGTGAACCGCAGCCAGTCGACGAACGACACGTACCCGACCGCGGTGAAGCTCGCGATGGCGTTCTCGATCACCACGATGATCGACGAGCTCGACCGCCTGCGCCTGGCGTTCGATCGCAAGGGCACCGAGTTCCACAACGTGCTGAAGGTCGGGCGCACCCAGTTGCAGGACGCGGTGCCGATGACGCTCGGCCAGGAGTTCCACGGGTACGCCACGACCCTCGGCGAGGACATCTCGCGCCTGCGCGAGACGATCAAGCTGCTCGGCGAGGTGAACCTCGGCGCGACCGCGATCGGCACCGGCATCACGGCCGAGCCCGGCTACGCGGCATCCGTGGTGCGGCACCTGAGCGAGATCACCGGACTCGCCCTCGAGACCGCGCCCGACCTGATCGAGGCGACCAGCGACACGGGCGTGTTCATGACGTTCTCGAGCGCGCTGAAGCGCAGCGCGATCAAGCTCTCGAAGATCTGCAACGACCTGCGGCTGCTCTCCAGCGGGCCGCAGGCGGGCCTCGGCGAGATCAACCTGCCGCCCCGGCAGGCGGGCTCGAGCATCATGCCCGGCAAGGTGAATCCGGTCATCCCCGAGGCGGTCAGCCAGGTCGCGTACGCGGTGGCGGGCACGGATGTCACGGTGATGATGGCGGCCGAGGGCGGCCAGTTGCAGCTCAACGCCTTCGAGCCGGTGATCGCGCACTCGCTGCTGCAGTCGATCACGTGGATGCGCCAGGCGTGCTGGACGCTGCGCGTCAACTGCGTCGACGGCATCACCGCGAACACCGACCGGCTCGCCGCGCAGGTGGCGTCGAGCGTCGGGGTGATCACGGCGCTCATCCCGTTCATCGGCTACCAGGAGGCGGCGACGCTCGCCAAGCTGGCGCTGAAGACCGGGCGACCGGTCGCCGACCTCGTCGTCGAAGCCGGCCTCATGACGCGCGAGGCCGTCGAGGCCGAGCTGTCGCCGTCGAAGCTATCGGGACTGCGGCCGACGACGCAGGCGATTCCGATCGTGAACCTGCGCAGCGAACCGCACGAGTAGCGGCGCGCGGGAGCGCCGCCGCCGAGCACCGCGCTATGCGTCGTCCTCGTCGAACGAGGCGCGCAGCGCGGCGATCGCCGCGCCCAGCGCCCGGCGGTCGGTCGGGTCGAGGCGCGCCAGCCGGTTGCGGATGCTCCGCTCCACCGTCGGCGTGGCGTCGTCGAGCACCCGGCGTCCGGCCGCGGTCGGGAAGATGTGCGATGAGCGACGGTCGTCGGGATTCGCGCGTCGCTCGACGAGCCCTGCTCCCGCGAGTCGGTCCACGGACTTGCTCACCGCTCCGACGGTGATGCCGATCTCGCGGACGATGTCCTGCACCCGGCATCCGTCGATCCCGGCGATGACTCTGAGGACGTCGTAGGAGCCGAGGTGCACCCCGTGCGCGGCGTGCAGCTCGGCGTCGAGCCGTTCGAACCAGCGGGTCTCGGCGCGGACGAGCGCGAAGAAGAGGTCGGCGTCGGTCGCGGGGTCGGCCATGATGCATTCTCCGGAATTAGATTGACAGGAATCTTTCTACGATGGCAATATCGATTCCCGGGAATCAATCTACGCCATGAACGGCACGACGACAGGAGCCTCCGATGTCCCGCACCACGTACGACCGCGTGTCCGATGCATACCGCGCCGGCCGATCCGCACCCGACGCGACCGTCGCCGAGCAGCGCGAGGCATTCGCGCGGCTCGTCGGCCCCGCCCCGTCGGATGTCACCGCGACGGCGGGCGGGCTCGGCGGGCGCCCCGCGATCCGCCTCAGCCCGACGGAGGGCGCCGACGCCGGGGCGCTCCTCTACCTGCACGGCGGCGGCTAC from Agromyces larvae includes the following:
- a CDS encoding uracil-xanthine permease family protein — its product is MPLPWTLHGDGKTVAPGEVVAPGERLSWPRTIGLGAQHVVAMFGATFLVPLLTGFPPATTVLFSGIGTILFLLITKNRLPSYLGSSFAFIAPVLGALGATTVDDPMGAALFGIVAVGLLLALVGAIVVWTGTGWIDALMPPVVAGAIVALIGLNLAPVARSNFELAPLTALVTLAAILLVTVVFRGILGRISILIGVVVGYVAAILQGEIDFAAVEQAAWVGLPEFHLAANPFADAAVWGLLPAFLPIVLVLIAENVGHVRGVAQMTDASVNAQTGRALLADGVATTVAGFFGGSGTTTYGENIGVMAATRVYSTAAYWIAGIVAILLGLSPKFGALINTIPAGVLGGATVALYGLIAIIGVKIWVDNKVDFTRPVNQFTAATALVIGVADFTMTFGTVVFNGIALGTIAAIVIYHLMNWIGKARGTA
- a CDS encoding DUF4190 domain-containing protein, with protein sequence MTTTTTTTVTPDTANGFSIAALVLGLVSIFAGFTFIVPIVGLVLGILALRREPQSRTMAIWGIVLNGVMLAGSVLVTLGALAFGLAMLPFAFVF
- a CDS encoding aspartate ammonia-lyase, yielding MSSTDTRPVPLAPTPEEDAVYPPFPEGPTRTETDSLGSVEVPADAYWGVHTMRALENFPISKRPISVYPDLVRALASVKQAAARANHDLGVLPDEQAAWIEEACARIIAGEHHDEFVVGVIQGGAGTSTNMNANEVIANLALEIGGYPKGRYDIVHPIDHVNRSQSTNDTYPTAVKLAMAFSITTMIDELDRLRLAFDRKGTEFHNVLKVGRTQLQDAVPMTLGQEFHGYATTLGEDISRLRETIKLLGEVNLGATAIGTGITAEPGYAASVVRHLSEITGLALETAPDLIEATSDTGVFMTFSSALKRSAIKLSKICNDLRLLSSGPQAGLGEINLPPRQAGSSIMPGKVNPVIPEAVSQVAYAVAGTDVTVMMAAEGGQLQLNAFEPVIAHSLLQSITWMRQACWTLRVNCVDGITANTDRLAAQVASSVGVITALIPFIGYQEAATLAKLALKTGRPVADLVVEAGLMTREAVEAELSPSKLSGLRPTTQAIPIVNLRSEPHE
- a CDS encoding MarR family winged helix-turn-helix transcriptional regulator — its product is MADPATDADLFFALVRAETRWFERLDAELHAAHGVHLGSYDVLRVIAGIDGCRVQDIVREIGITVGAVSKSVDRLAGAGLVERRANPDDRRSSHIFPTAAGRRVLDDATPTVERSIRNRLARLDPTDRRALGAAIAALRASFDEDDA